Proteins encoded by one window of Culicoides brevitarsis isolate CSIRO-B50_1 chromosome 2, AGI_CSIRO_Cbre_v1, whole genome shotgun sequence:
- the LOC134831294 gene encoding uncharacterized protein LOC134831294, with protein sequence MASFENMLKSEKSSLKMVQGVDLVLIDVAFLTYNAKRDLHNPLVKLDSTCVAGAYELKKHKEMKRKQKYEMGLDAYKHYKWYNSCLKLECLKSDQGPASANSKLKILHWHIESGNIEAFRMQGVTYKAVSIIISPNVEYWYCANQGPNGLSTFGSRARGTSFTEMTLNSKKNANSAEIWFEPLISETCCNENCKKNNCQCKKETIPLPAIKSKTTYIKNKLEKENQVSSEEASSVMKAIELLNQKKNILRKGVNGIPKVQNSRRDVLKPICEDRNS encoded by the exons atggcttcttTCGAGAACAtgtt aaaatctgaaaaatccAGCTTAAAAATGGTTCAAGGAGTGGACTTAGTTCTCATTGACGTCGCTTTTCTCACGTACAACGCAAAACGCGACTTGCACAATCCCCTCGTGAAGCTCGACAGCACGTGCGTCGCGGGCGCCTACGAACTCAAGAAGCACAAGGAGATGAAACGCAAGCAAAAATACGAGATGGGCCTCGACGCTTACAAACATTACAAATGGTACAACTCCTGCCTGAAGCTGGAATGTCTGAAATCGGATCAAGGTCCTGCCAGCGCGAACAGCAAACTAAAAATCCTTCATTGGCACATCGAAAGCGGCAATATCGAGGCATTCCGGATGCAAGGCGTGACTTACAAAGCAGTTTCCATCATTATTTCGCCGAATGTTGAGTATTGGTATTGCGCGAATCAAGGTCCGAACGGGTTAAGTACCTTTGGAAGTCGCGCTCGAGGAACTTCGTTCACGGAAATGACCTTGAACtcgaagaaaaatgcaaattctGCCGAAATTTGGTTCGAACCGTTGATCAGCGAGACTTGCTGCAAcgaaaattgcaagaaaaataattgtcaatgCAAAAAAGAGACGATCCCGTTGCCAGCGATCAAAAGTAAAACGACttacatcaaaaataaacTCGAAAAAGAGAATCAAGTGAGCTCGGAGGAAGCGTCGTCGGTGATGAAAGCGATCGAATTGCTGaaccaaaagaaaaatatcctGAGAAAAGGCGTCAATGGCATCCCAAAAGTGCAAAACAGCAGGCGAGATGTCCTCAAACCCATTTGCGAGGACAGAAATTCATGA